Proteins from a single region of Engystomops pustulosus chromosome 5, aEngPut4.maternal, whole genome shotgun sequence:
- the CHMP4C gene encoding charged multivesicular body protein 4c isoform X2: MSKITKLFKPSGGSGSSSKSRKGGPSAQEALFRLRETEEMLSKKQEYLEKKIEQELATARKHGTKNKRAALQALKRKKRLEKQLTQIDGTLSTIEFQREALENSHTNTEVLKNMGYAAKAMKTIHQNLDVDKIDNLMLDIREQQDVAQEISDAISTPTSFGEEFDEDELLAELEELEQEDLNKHMANVTLPSVPSGKLPSRPVSRKRVEDDDDMQMLAAWAN, from the exons ATGAGTAAGATCACAAAGCTTTTCAAGCCCTCTGGAGGGTCTGGTTCCTCTTCTAAAAGTCGTAAGGGGGGTCCGAGTGCTCAGGAAGCTCTATTCAGACTCCGAGAAACTGAGGAAATGTTAAGCAAAAAACAGGAGTACTTGGAAAAGAAAATCGAACAGGAGCTGGCTACAGCGAGGAAGCATGGGACCAAGAACAAGAGGG CCGCGTTACAAGCATTAAAAAGAAAGAAGAGACTAGAGAAGCAGCTGACGCAGATCGATGGGACACTCTCCACCATTGAGTTCCAGAGAGAAGCTCTCGAGAATTCCCACACCAACACAGAGGTTCTGAAAAATATGGGATATGCTgcaaaagccatgaaaacaatccaccAGAACTT GGATGTGGATAAGATCGATAACTTGATGCTGGACATCCGCGAACAACAGGATGTAGCGCAAGAAATTTCCGATGCCATTTCAACCCCCACTAGTTTCGGTGAAGAGTTTGATGAG GATGAGTTACTGGCAGAATTAGAAGAACTGGAACAGGAAGATCTCAACAAACATATGGCCAATGTCACGTTACCCAGCGTGCCATCAGGGAAGCTGCCATCCAGACCAG
- the CHMP4C gene encoding charged multivesicular body protein 4c isoform X1, whose amino-acid sequence MSKITKLFKPSGGSGSSSKSRKGGPSAQEALFRLRETEEMLSKKQEYLEKKIEQELATARKHGTKNKRAALQALKRKKRLEKQLTQIDGTLSTIEFQREALENSHTNTEVLKNMGYAAKAMKTIHQNLDVDKIDNLMLDIREQQDVAQEISDAISTPTSFGEEFDEDELLAELEELEQEDLNKHMANVTLPSVPSGKLPSRPAVSRKRVEDDDDMQMLAAWAN is encoded by the exons ATGAGTAAGATCACAAAGCTTTTCAAGCCCTCTGGAGGGTCTGGTTCCTCTTCTAAAAGTCGTAAGGGGGGTCCGAGTGCTCAGGAAGCTCTATTCAGACTCCGAGAAACTGAGGAAATGTTAAGCAAAAAACAGGAGTACTTGGAAAAGAAAATCGAACAGGAGCTGGCTACAGCGAGGAAGCATGGGACCAAGAACAAGAGGG CCGCGTTACAAGCATTAAAAAGAAAGAAGAGACTAGAGAAGCAGCTGACGCAGATCGATGGGACACTCTCCACCATTGAGTTCCAGAGAGAAGCTCTCGAGAATTCCCACACCAACACAGAGGTTCTGAAAAATATGGGATATGCTgcaaaagccatgaaaacaatccaccAGAACTT GGATGTGGATAAGATCGATAACTTGATGCTGGACATCCGCGAACAACAGGATGTAGCGCAAGAAATTTCCGATGCCATTTCAACCCCCACTAGTTTCGGTGAAGAGTTTGATGAG GATGAGTTACTGGCAGAATTAGAAGAACTGGAACAGGAAGATCTCAACAAACATATGGCCAATGTCACGTTACCCAGCGTGCCATCAGGGAAGCTGCCATCCAGACCAG